A stretch of Gadus macrocephalus chromosome 17, ASM3116895v1 DNA encodes these proteins:
- the LOC132445493 gene encoding uncharacterized protein LOC132445493, giving the protein MSSNYNNTFDGQDEPVRPTPGGRKRRLDKENHKKQLEKKVRHSGCGLTPTVGCQHTATATCQAEKLSPDDLMMNFNKFYNKPNKVDQDRAILDLLDIMKVNRRRTKIKDVNKRIDRKISVKYSLLCGSHPEKVPVCKASFIKVLGISKDRVSRVAQYYAETAEARPERRGGARHSEEHSRRRQLIVEHIQSFTCRASHYGRRGAPGRKYLPSDQNVHKMHKLFEAQNHAQTSYSLYYSVFSKDFNLGFGHPATDACSDCSKFKIRMKDPNLTETEKKMESASFILHRRRACVFYDLLGRVAEDHVTLCFDMMQNMVLPKTSIGQAYYSRQMYLYLFGVVVHHGEKSHQTKDDVHLYVWQENEGRKDSNMIASALSDCLKVRLRHKVSRSRGLRLFSDSCYGQNKNMNMVSMLMELRQSFPNLGIEYTFPVRGHSYLPADRVFGRIEQKIRKIDTILLPQEYHAILQQFGNVHVYGTDWKAFDYRSATKVCVKSNRSFKISEARILDLSTNKVGLKMAYNGEPCFHSVLKRGKRWADLKPALLPKQTSVKGAKKCDVLALLGAMGVSDVVRAFYDDALYQVTDNAGQSDEDAE; this is encoded by the exons ATGAGTTCAAACTATAATAACACGTTTGATGGCCAGGATGAGCCAGTGAGACCTACACCCGGGGGTAGAAAACGCAGACTGGACAAAGAAAACCACAAAAAACAACTAGAAAAGAAGGTTCGTCACTCAGGTTGCGGGTTAACACCTACTGTTGGATGTCAACACACGGCTACTGCGACCTGTCAGGCCGAGAAGCTGTCACCGGACGACCTGATGATGAACTTTAACAAGTTTTATAATAAACCAAACAAGGTTGACCAGGACCGGGCCATACTTGATCTCCTGGACATAATGAAAGTGAACAGGCGGCGTACGAAAATCAAGGACGTAAACAAGCGAATAGACCGGAAAATATCGGTTAAATACAGTCTCTTGTGCGGCAGTCACCCGGAGAAGGTGCCCGTTTGCAAGGCAAGCTTCATTAAAGTGCTTG GCATCAGCAAAGACCGTGTGTCCCGGGTGGCTCAATATTATGCCGAGACTGCTGAGGCTCGCCCAGAGAGAAGAGGTGGTGCACGGCACAGTGAGGAGCACAGCAGGAGAAGGCAACTCATTGTTgagcacatccagtctttcacctGCAGGGCCAGCCATTATGGGCGGAGAGGAGCACCAGGCCGCAAGTATCTCCCCAGTGACCAGAATGTGCACAAGATGCATAAGCTCTTTGAGGCTCAGAACCATGCTCAGACCAGCTACTCCCTCTATTATTCAGTGTTCTCAAAGGATTTCAATCTTGGCTTCGGTCACCCAGCTACAGATGCATGCTCTGATTGTTCCAAGTTTAAGATCAGGATGAAAGATCCAAACCTAACCGAGACAGAGAAGAAGATGGAATCTGCATCATTCATCTTGCATCGTCGCAGAGCTTGTGTGTTTTATGACCTGTTAGGCAGGGTTGCTGAAGATCATGTGACCCTCTGTTTCGATATGATGCAAAACATGGTCCTTCCAAAAACCTCAATAGGACAGGCCTATTACTCACGGCAGATGTACCTGTATCTGTTTGGTGTGGTTGTGCACCACGGAGAGAAGAGTCACCAGACAAAAGATGATGTCCATCTCTACGTGTGGCAGGAAAATGAGGGTAGAAAGGACAGTAACATGATTGCATCCGCGCTGAGTGACTGCCTCAAGGTTCGACTTCGGCACAAAGTCAGCAGGTCAAGGGGACTTCGGCTGTTCAGTGACTCATGTTAcggccaaaacaaaaacatgaacatgGTGTCCATGCTCATGGAACTTCGCCAGTCTTTTCCCAACCTTGGCATAGAGTACACTTTTCCAGTAAGGGGTCACAGCTATCTCCCAGCAGACCGAGTCTTTGGCAGAATTGAGCAGAAGATCAGGAAAATTGATACAATTCTGCTACCACAGGAATACCATGCCATCCTGCAGCAATTCGGCAACGTTCACGTTTATGGCACAGACTGGAAGGCGTTTGATTACAGGTCAGCCACAAAAGTGTGTGTTAAGTCAAATAGGAGCTTTAAAATCAGCGAAGCACGCATACTTGATTTGAGTACCAACAAGGTTGGTTTAAAGATGGCTTACAATGGGGAGCCTTGTTTCCATAGCGTATTAAAGCGGGGCAAGCGATGGGCTGACCTGAAACCTGCGTTACTTCCAAAGCAGACCTCTGTGAAAGGCGCAAAGAAGTGCGATGTGCTGGCACTATTAGGAGCAATGGGTGTGTCTGATGTGGTGAGGGCTTTTTATGACGATGCACTGTATCAGGTGACTGACAATGCAGGCCAgagtgatgaagatgcagagtgA